Genomic DNA from Pseudomonadota bacterium:
ACTTAACATATTCATTCGCTGATTATCCGCCCACGAAGGAGCGATGCAGCGTCCGCTAGTTAGCGTTTCCATTCAATGGCCAATTCTGGTGTTGATCCCGAGAAATGTGACCGCTTGATGATGGAAACGCCGGATCCCCTCCCCAGGAGCTTAGCGGGGCCACGGCCCCGCTCTTTTTCGGAGACTGCTATGTCGGTTACTAGCCGAACCTTCGAAGCGATGACGCATGAACAACAGCGCTACGTAGAACAGCGAGTGATCGAAACCGCCAACCGCGTGGTGCGTAGCCAACGATTGCAGATGAGAGAGAGCCTTAACGGCCTGGTGTGCGGCGACATCGACGACATCGTTGATTCGCTACAGACGGGCCAGGAGCTCACGCGAACGCAGATGGAAGATCTCATGACCATCTTAGGCGTCGTGCACACCACGATCGCCAACCTCTAACCCGCTACGGGAGCACGACCAGCATGCCCTTGAACATCATTCCCGCATCCGAGCCCATCGACGTGCAGCAGATCACCGCAGTGATCTACGGGCAGCCTGGCCTCGGCAAGACCAGCACCGGCTTCACCTCTTCCCGTCCGCTGCTGCTCGATTTCGACAACGGTGCCCACCGCTCTGCCTTCAGACAGGACACTCAGCCCGTCGCCGCTTGGCGCGACGTGGCGGACATCGCCGAATGGCCGCTCGATCCCTTCGATACGCTGGTGATCGACACCGCAGGGCGTGCGCTCGACCTTCTTGCCGCTGACATCATGCGAGAAGATCCGAAGCTCCAGAGCGGTGGCGCATTGAATCAACGTGGCTACGGCTCCCTGAAGGCGCGATTTGCCGGATGGCTGAAGACGGTGCACACGCGAGGGCTGGACGTTGTCTTGCTCGCGCACGACAAAGAGGACAGGCGCAACGATGACGTCATTGTCCGACCGGACATTACGGGGGGCAGCTACCACGAGATCTTCAAACTAGCCGATCTCGTAGGCTATCTTTGCCAGCGCGCCCAGTGCACACTGTTGGTCTGCAACCCAACAGATACGAGCGTGGGCAAAGACCCCGCCGGATTCGGCACCCTGGAAGTGCCGGACTACCACCAAGAACCCACATGGTTTGCTGACCGGATCGCCGACGTAAAGAAGAGGATCGGCGTGCTGTCCGCGGAGGGGCAGCGCGTCGTATCCGAGGTCAGCGACCTCCGAGAGCTACTGGACAAGGTCCAGGACGCCGAGGGCCTGAACGCCTTCTCCACCATGGTGATGGACGGCGAGTACCGTCCTGCCAGCAAGGCTCAGGTACGCGCTGTTCTTCGTGAGCGGGTGAAGGAACTCGGCTGCAAGTACGACAAGAAGGCCAAGGCGTACGTCCCTGACGAGGCCGCGGCATGACGGGCTACTACCTCACCGCCACCATGCTGGACTCCTACGCGCTGTGGGAGACGCAGGACTGGATGACCACGCAGATGCTGCGTGACCGCCTCCAGCGGGTGTACGACGACACCCCCAGCATCCAGCGCGATGTGGGCATCGCCTTGCACAGCGAGCTCGAACCGGAACCGACCTCTACCGAGGGGATCGAGTTCGACCAAGAATCCCTCGAGGCGATCAGGGCTCAGCTCCCCAAGGACCGCGTCGCCGAGGTGAAGCAGTACCTGCGGATCGATGGCCATGTCGTAGCTTGCAAGGCGGACTGGGCGCATGGCCTGCGGGTCGTCGACTTCAAGGGGCGCGTGCCGAAGGAGGGACTCTCCTCCCCTCCCCCGTTCAACGCGGACAAGCACATGGAGGCCTGGCAGTGGCGTGCCTACATGCTGGCCTTCAAGGCCAAGGTGTTCCAGTACTGGAGCATCCCGTGTCGGCTGGACCGGGAAGGCGTGTTCCACGCTGGGGAGCCGGACATCCTGCCGCTCTTTGCCTACGACGGGATGTATGCGGACGTGGCCAGCAAGGTCCGGGCGATCGCCCAGTTCATCCAGCAGCAGGAGCTGCAGGTGTGGGCGGCGTAACGATTCCCGCTGAACGAGCAGCAGCTCGAGCAGCGCATGCGAGGGCGTTGGGGAATGACTGATGCCGCCGACTTCGAAAGCCGCATTCGGGATCGCTTCCCCGGGCGCGAGTACCTGAACGCCCGACAGTCGGCTCAGGCACTCGGCATTAGCGAGCCTGTCTTTCACGGCCAGGTGCGGGACAAGCTGAGCGTGAACACCGCGACGAAGAGACGTCGCTATGCTGTGTGGGAGCTCGCCCGCTATTTGGAGTCGACGACATGCCAAGGAAGCACGACGAACTGTACTGGCTCACCCGGAACCGGCACGGCGTCTACTGCGCGACCTGGTACGACGAAGACACCCGCCAGACCCGCCAGCGCAGCCTCGGCACTACCGACCTTCGGGCAGCTCAGGCCGAGCTTATCCAGTTCCAGGCAACGCACTACCGGCCACGGGACGCAGAACCCGAAGACGTCGAGCTAACGCAGATATGGCTGTGGTACTGGGACGAGCACGGTAGCAAGCGGCCAACCGGCGCTGATTCCCTACACGCTCACCTGACTCGGCTCGGAGAATGGTGGGCCGGCCGAGCCGTGGCTGACCTCACCCACGATCGCCAGAAGCAATTCCGCGACGCAATGATCGGCGGGTGGGGCCGCTGGAAGCCATGCGCCCCGGGCTACGCCCAGCGAATCCTGCACACCATGCGAGCGGCGCTGAATCACGCCTACAAGGCCGGGCGCCTACGAACAGTGCCGCACATCAAGGTGCCGGACCCCGCGAAGCCCTCGGACTGGGGCCTCAGCCAGGAGCTGGAGAACGCGGAGCGCCTGGACTACGTTGCGACGCCGCAAGAGATTCGGCGATTCCTCGAGGCGGTGCGGGGCGACCCTCAACGGGCTCACATCGAAACGGTGCTCTGGCTGCTGCTGTCGTGCGTGCGGCCGGAAGCGCTGCTGCAGCTGCGTTGGGAGCAGATCGACTTGCGAGCCCGAGTCATGGACACGCGCGGCAACCGCGAGGAGACGAAGAAGCGACGGGCAAAGCTGCCGATCCCGACTGCAGCGCGCGACCACTTGATGACGCTGTCACGAGCACCCACCCCGACCGAGGTGTTGGAGCGCTTCAAGATCGACGAAGCTCGGGCGACATGCGTAGTCCGACGGGCGACGCAGCACGCCGGCCGGGATGTGCTCCTGCCGATCACCACCGTCAAGCGTGGATGGGCCGCAGCGCGGAGCCTAGCTGAGCTGCCCCGCGAGTTCACGCCGCGGATGTTCCGGCACTTCGCCGGCACCAGGATGGCGGCGGCCGGCGTGCCCCTACTGCAGGTTGACTACATGCTCGGGCACGCAATCCCGTCCACAACAAAGCGCTACGTGCACCTCTCTCCCGACCACCTGCGAGAGGCGCGCGACGCGCTCGATGAGTGGCACTCAGTTATCGTAGGCGAAGCGTCTGGTGGAGCTTCGCGCGAGGAGAAATGATGGAGTTTGGGCAGAAGATCGAGGTCGCACGCAATATCGTGCTCATCGCTGTTGCACTAGTGGGACTTCCGCTGGCAGTGATACGGACTCGCCTGGCAATGCGTCAACAGGACCTAGATCGGTTCGAGAAGGGAGTCTCGATGTTGGGCGATCAGCGTATGTCCGTGCGGGAGGGCGGGATACGAGTGCTGGAGAGCCTTGCGCGCGGTAACCCGTCGAAGTACGCGAGTTC
This window encodes:
- a CDS encoding tyrosine-type recombinase/integrase; protein product: MPRKHDELYWLTRNRHGVYCATWYDEDTRQTRQRSLGTTDLRAAQAELIQFQATHYRPRDAEPEDVELTQIWLWYWDEHGSKRPTGADSLHAHLTRLGEWWAGRAVADLTHDRQKQFRDAMIGGWGRWKPCAPGYAQRILHTMRAALNHAYKAGRLRTVPHIKVPDPAKPSDWGLSQELENAERLDYVATPQEIRRFLEAVRGDPQRAHIETVLWLLLSCVRPEALLQLRWEQIDLRARVMDTRGNREETKKRRAKLPIPTAARDHLMTLSRAPTPTEVLERFKIDEARATCVVRRATQHAGRDVLLPITTVKRGWAAARSLAELPREFTPRMFRHFAGTRMAAAGVPLLQVDYMLGHAIPSTTKRYVHLSPDHLREARDALDEWHSVIVGEASGGASREEK
- a CDS encoding ATP-binding protein — encoded protein: MPLNIIPASEPIDVQQITAVIYGQPGLGKTSTGFTSSRPLLLDFDNGAHRSAFRQDTQPVAAWRDVADIAEWPLDPFDTLVIDTAGRALDLLAADIMREDPKLQSGGALNQRGYGSLKARFAGWLKTVHTRGLDVVLLAHDKEDRRNDDVIVRPDITGGSYHEIFKLADLVGYLCQRAQCTLLVCNPTDTSVGKDPAGFGTLEVPDYHQEPTWFADRIADVKKRIGVLSAEGQRVVSEVSDLRELLDKVQDAEGLNAFSTMVMDGEYRPASKAQVRAVLRERVKELGCKYDKKAKAYVPDEAAA